The segment CGGGCTCTCTCGGACTTGATATAGCTCTTGGAGTCGGGGGTTTTCCCAGGGGAAGGATTGTCGAGGTTTACGGTCCTGAGGCCTCGGGCAAGACCACCATAGCGCTCCACGCCATTGCGGAAGCCCAGAAGGCCGGCGGAATAACCGCGTTTGTCGACGCAGAGCACGCTCTTTCGACAAGCTACGCGGCGGCGCTTGGGATCAAGGTTGAGGACCTTCTTATTTCGCAGCCCGATTTCGGAGAACAGGCCCTTGAGATAATTGATACCCTGATAAGAAGCAACGCAGTTGATCTCATAGTGCTTGATTCGGTTGCGGCCCTTACACCCCGGGCCGAGATTGAGGGTGAGATGGGAGACACTCACGTGGGTCTTCAGGCGAGACTGATGTCGCAGGCACTTCGCAAAATAACGGCTAACGTAAGCCGTTCCAAGACCATAGTGATTTTCGTTAACCAGCTCCGCATGAAAATCGGGGTTCCGGCGTACATGAATCCCGAAACCACCACCGGGGGCAACGCGCTTAGGTTCTATTCGTCGGTGAGAATTGATATAAGGCGCATCGGGTCTCTTAAGGACGGCGACCGCATAATTGGCAACAGAGTGAGGGCCAAGCTTGTAAAGAACAAGGTAGCTCCGCCTTTTCGGGAAGCGGAATTCGAGGTGATTTTCGGAAGGGGGATATCAAAGCTCGGGGAGCTCATTGATTTAGGAAGCAAGTTCAACGTGATAAAGAAAAGCGGGACCTGGTATTCCTATGAAGGAGAGAGAATGGGGCAGGGCAGGGATAATTCCAAAAAGTTTCTGCACGAAAAT is part of the Candidatus Dadabacteria bacterium genome and harbors:
- the recA gene encoding recombinase RecA, yielding MSDTDEKNKNIDVAISTIEKQFGKGSIMRLGEDISLSDIPVITSGSLGLDIALGVGGFPRGRIVEVYGPEASGKTTIALHAIAEAQKAGGITAFVDAEHALSTSYAAALGIKVEDLLISQPDFGEQALEIIDTLIRSNAVDLIVLDSVAALTPRAEIEGEMGDTHVGLQARLMSQALRKITANVSRSKTIVIFVNQLRMKIGVPAYMNPETTTGGNALRFYSSVRIDIRRIGSLKDGDRIIGNRVRAKLVKNKVAPPFREAEFEVIFGRGISKLGELIDLGSKFNVIKKSGTWYSYEGERMGQGRDNSKKFLHENPEIREKITDEIIKASGVGSAEEAE